Sequence from the [Bacteroides] pectinophilus genome:
AAGATCTTTCTTAATCATCTTAATTCAAGAAATGCACATAAGCCGCCACGTCTGCCTCCTGATGCCCTGTGAGAATACAGGAAGTCAGGATTGCAGCAGGTGCATATGTCAGTCACATTTATATTATCTGCCGGTATTCCCGCATTCACCATATTAGCCACATTAGCCGCATGAAGATTCAGGAGATATTTGTGTTCTTTGTTAATCATACCCTTATCAGTCAGTATATCTTCTATCTCTTCCGCCGAGTACGCAGCTTTGAACTTATCCGCCACATCCCCGCTTACCTCATAGCAGCTCTTACAGATGCTTGGACCGATAAATGCAATAATATCTTCAGGCTTTGTTCCGAATTCACTTCTCATAAGACTGACCGTCACCTGTGTAATGTTACCTACGGTTCCACGCCATCCCGAATGTGAAAGTCCTATCGCCCGGTTCTTCGTATCAACAAAATACAGCGGTACACAATCTGCATACGTTGTTACAAGGCACACTCCCGGTTCATTGGTTACAAGCCCGTCAACATCATTAAACCGCTGCGGTTTCGTGACACCATTGCCGCAGTCAGCCCTGCCGACACGGATAACATTAGTTGTATGTGTCTGCATTGAATAGACCATATTATCAACATCAGTTCCCGTTGCCTCTGCATACAGCCTGAAGTTGGCAAGCACATTCGCCTCGTCATCTCCCCTTCCAAAGTTGAGATTCATCGAAGACCATATTCCCCCGCTCACTCCTCCAAGTCTCGTCGAAAATGAATGTTTAACATACTCAATATCCGCAAGTGCACGGCTCTGGATGTATGCCACACCGTTGGTGTTACGGATAACCGTGGTGTTTGATGGATTTATATATTTTATTGCAGGAATTTTATTCATAGCCAGTCTCCATTCCAATCTCACACATATTCAAATGCATTCTCAATATGTTCAATCTCATTACCGTCAATCGCAATAACATCAAATCTGCACTGTATCCCCTGCGCGCAGCCATGATATGCATAATAGTGCATTGCCGTGCGGCAGATTCTGTGCTGTTTGCGCAAAGTAACTGCTTCAAGTGCACTTCCGTAGCCGGTACCTCCCCGGTATTTGACTTCACAGAATATGAGCATCCCGTCCTTAGATGCAATAATGTCTATCTCACCCGCTCTGTCAGAATAATTGCGCTCAAGAATCCTGTATCCTTTTGAGATAAGATACTTTGCCGCAAGTTCCTCATATTCTGCTCCCCTCTGTCTTTTATTTATCATTTTTTCTTTACCTTGGCTCTTAACCTGTCCATATCATCAACAAACACGAGTATCTCTGCCACAACTCCGTACAGTTCGGGAGGAATCATATCACCAATCTCAAGCTTGGCAAGTGTTGACGCAAGCTTATTGTCCTGATATACCGGAACATCCGATTCTTTTGACTTTTCAATAATCTGGTCAGCAAGATATCCCCTGCCGCTTGCAATAATTCTCGGTGCCTGTTCACCGGCTTCATATGACAGTGCCACGGCAACCTTATTACTGTTATTACTGTTATTGCTGTTATTCAGGTTATCATCCTTTGGATTATTCATCGGGCTTCTATCCATACCTATGCCTTTCTGTCAAACACAAACTGGGTTGTCGGTGCCATCTTAGGAACATCTGCATCAACAAAATCCTGCACAAAGTCAAACTGCTCCTCCGGCTCCCTGACCTTCATGTCAAAATGGCAGTTAAGACCGAGTTTCTCAAGCCTGTCGTTAAGCTGGTCAATATGTGCATATACAAAATCAAGCATCTCTTCACTCTCAAGACAGAAATTAGTCGACACATTCTTTCCCTTAAGCTTTACATATATATCCATAGGTCCGAGATGTTCCATATCAAGATGCAGCAGTGCACTCACGTCATCGCCCTTCTTTGCAAGCTTTTTCTTATTGGTGAATACATACAGCTCTCCATTGGCATTATTCTCCGAGAACCTAACAGGCATCTGAAAATAGGTCATGTTGCGGTTCAGGTCATTCATGAACTCAACATTATTTCGTATATTATTAAGAGCCTTGGAAAGCTGTGAGTCCTGCTTTTCCTGTGTTTTTTCCCCCAGTGCATCAGCAAGCTTCCCTGCATTATTGCGCACCTTCTCATAAAATTCACTTATTGCATCCTTCTTTTGGATATCTGAGGGTGACAGGCGCATGGTATCGCGCATAACCATTCCGAACATCTCTTTATAGCCATCTGATGACAGGAGCTTTGACAGCTTCTCTGCGTCAACATCTGATGATGACATCATGCCGCTTAGCGTGTTCATGAATTCCTGTGCGGTCATCTGACCATCAGCAAGCCCCTGTGCCAGATTCTGCGGTATGCTTCCGAATGTATCCTCAATCATTCCTGCAAGAGCATTCCTTGTCTCAGCATTAACCAATACTCCAACTCCCGTAT
This genomic interval carries:
- the pgeF gene encoding peptidoglycan editing factor PgeF, which gives rise to MNKIPAIKYINPSNTTVIRNTNGVAYIQSRALADIEYVKHSFSTRLGGVSGGIWSSMNLNFGRGDDEANVLANFRLYAEATGTDVDNMVYSMQTHTTNVIRVGRADCGNGVTKPQRFNDVDGLVTNEPGVCLVTTYADCVPLYFVDTKNRAIGLSHSGWRGTVGNITQVTVSLMRSEFGTKPEDIIAFIGPSICKSCYEVSGDVADKFKAAYSAEEIEDILTDKGMINKEHKYLLNLHAANVANMVNAGIPADNINVTDICTCCNPDFLYSHRASGGRRGGLCAFLELR
- a CDS encoding YraN family protein — its product is MNKRQRGAEYEELAAKYLISKGYRILERNYSDRAGEIDIIASKDGMLIFCEVKYRGGTGYGSALEAVTLRKQHRICRTAMHYYAYHGCAQGIQCRFDVIAIDGNEIEHIENAFEYV
- a CDS encoding EscU/YscU/HrcU family type III secretion system export apparatus switch protein, whose translation is MNNPKDDNLNNSNNSNNSNKVAVALSYEAGEQAPRIIASGRGYLADQIIEKSKESDVPVYQDNKLASTLAKLEIGDMIPPELYGVVAEILVFVDDMDRLRAKVKKK
- a CDS encoding flagellar hook-length control protein FliK, with the protein product MINVNGHNDRQMYNGQAQGGVNADASGNVHVSAVRPGGSVTSSDASKLVTDIRNLMTGDAFSGEVASLDNGVVTIKLADGSQLSASLQNQVNNITPGQNLTFVVTRNNGNTVLLKPMAQDMQSSYIAAKALEAAGLADIPANEEMVHELLNQNMSISAQTLNDMAKLAAKYPDAGTDTLVRLNKLGIPVTQENIRQFEAYSSYESSISDDISSLGSGIADRLSQIASGQGSAEAAQLMQTVTDILYGQNADGSVHVVNADADSGTAQTEASQAGAAEAYKNTGVGVLVNAETRNALAGMIEDTFGSIPQNLAQGLADGQMTAQEFMNTLSGMMSSSDVDAEKLSKLLSSDGYKEMFGMVMRDTMRLSPSDIQKKDAISEFYEKVRNNAGKLADALGEKTQEKQDSQLSKALNNIRNNVEFMNDLNRNMTYFQMPVRFSENNANGELYVFTNKKKLAKKGDDVSALLHLDMEHLGPMDIYVKLKGKNVSTNFCLESEEMLDFVYAHIDQLNDRLEKLGLNCHFDMKVREPEEQFDFVQDFVDADVPKMAPTTQFVFDRKA